GGAGCCACGGCAGCGGCGGGCCGGTGATCGCGCTCGGCAGCGACATAGACGGCATCCCGAAGGCGTCGCAGAAGCCGGGCATTCCCTGGCGCGAGCCGATGGTCGAAGGTGCGCCCGGCCATGGCGAGGGCCACAATAGCGGCCAGGCGGTGAACGTGGTCGCGGCGCTCGCGGTCAAGGAGCTGATGGAGCGCGAGAATATCGCCGGCACGTTGATGCTGTGGCCCGGGGTCGCCGAGGAACTGGTCAGCGGCAAGGCCTTCATGGTACGCGACGGCGTGTTCAAGGACGTCGACGACGTCATCTTCACCCACGTCAGCAACAATCTCGGCACCGCCTGGGGCACGCCTTCCGGTACCGGCCTGGTCTCGGTGGAATACAGCTTCGCCGGCGAATCCGCCCACTCCGCAGGCGCGCCGTGGCGCGGCAAATCGGCGCTGGACGCCGTCGAGCTGATGAACATGGGCTGGAACATGCGCCGCGAACATCTTCGCCCCGAGCAAAGATCGCATTATGTGATCACGGACGGCGGCGATCAGCCCAACGTCGTTCCCTCCCGCGCCTCCGTCTGGTATTATTTTCGCGAGCAGGACTTCAAGGGCATCGCCCGGAACTTCGCCTTGGGCAACAAGATCGCCGACGCCGCCGCCGCGATGACCGACACCGTCGTCACCCGCCGGATCCTCGGCACCGCAGCGCCGCGCCACTTCAACAAGCCGATGGCCGAAGCCGCTTATGCCAATATCAAGGCGGTCGGCCTGCCCACCTGGAGCGACGACGAGCAGGCGTTCGCCAAGGCGGTGCAGAAGAGCGTCGGCGCCGACAAGCAGGAAGGTCTGGCCAAGGAACTCGACAAGTTCGAGCCGCCCTTGGCGGAGCCCAAGAGCGGCGGATCGGACGATATCGGCGACGTCAGCTGGGTCGTGCCGACGATCACGATCGGCTACCCCTCGAACATCCCCGAACTGCCCGGCCACAATTGGTCGAATGCGATCGCGATGGCGACTCCGATCGCCCACAAGGGCGTGGTCGCCGGATCGAAGGTGGTCGCGATGACGATCCTCGATCTGCTCACCAAACCCAAGCTGCGGCAGGCGGCCAAGGACTATTTTACCAACGTCCAGACCAAGGACCAGAAATACGAGCCGATGCTCTCCGCCGCCGACCGGCCGCCGATCGAGATCAACCGCGAGATCATGGCCCGCTACAAGCCCGAGCTCAGCCGCTATTATTACGATCCGGCGCGCTACCCCACCTATCTCGATCAGCTCGGGATCAAGTTCCCGACCCTCGAGAAGCCGGCGGCGCCGACGGCCCCGGCGGCGAAGGGGGACTGAGCGGCGCAAAGCGACGGTCCGAGGAACCAGGGCGTTCCTCGAACCTTGATCCGGACGGAAGGAGGTTCGCCATGTCCGTCCACGTCGTCGCCGTCGATCTCGTCGCCATCGCCTTTGCCGTGATCGGCTTTCACATGGCGTTCCGACAGCGCCTCGTCCGACGCTGGATCGGCGGGGCCGCGGCGAAACCGAAGGCCGCCAATGACGACGAGGACCCTGTTCATTACGCGCTGCTGATCTTCGGCATGATGATTCTGGCGTTCGGAATCATCCTGTTCGGCTTCACCACATTCTACGCCGTGCTCACCACCTGAACCGGCGCCGGCCTCACGTTCCTCCACGCAACGGCTCCGCCCACCCGCGGCACCGCACGGGCCATCGCCGAATGCCCGCAGCAAGCCACTGAAATCAGGCATGTTCATTTTCGGTACAGGCGGGACAGGCTGCTCATCGCCAAGGCCGGGATGTTTTCCGGGGAGTGAGAGCGAGGGGCAGCTTCATGACGATGTACGTCTACAGCACCGACGGCGAAGCGCGGGGCTTCGTCTTCGAGACGACGATTTTTGGAATGGACGGCGCGCCGCTCGGGCGGATCGTCGGTCCGCGCGTGCATCGGTTCGACGGCGCCTATGCCGGCGAATGGTTTCACCAGATGGTGGTCGACCGTCCGACGGCGCGGCCGCGCTCGCTGCCGAGCATCCCGGTTCCGGAACGCAAGAGCCCCGCTCCCGCAACCTGTCGGCGGCGCAGCGTCGCCGAATATGGCAATTACCGGGACGCGTTCGATCGACTGCTGACGAGCCCCGCCGCCGGAGCCCTGTTTGAAGCGGCGGAATAGCCATCGGGCGTCTGCGGCGGGCAATTCATGATCCTGGTCGTCGACGACGAAGCCGCCGTTCGGGCGACGATCGGCCAAGCACTTGCCGAGCTCGGTTACCGAGTACGCGCGGCGGAGACCGGCGAACAGGCGCTGGCGCTGATCCGCGAAGCACCGCCGCAGCTCGTCATCCTGGACTACGTCATGCCGGGCATGGACGGTGCCGAGGTTGCACGCCAGATCGCCGCGATCGACGCCGCGCTGCCGGTAATCTTCTCCACCGGCCACGGCGCCTTGCGCGCGCTGCGGGAGTCGGCCGGGGTCGCGGCGTCCGTGCTCGAAAAGCCGTTCACGCTGGCCGAACTGGATTCGCTCATCGCCAGGACGCTGGGCACGACGCCGCGGCTGCGCCCCGGCAGCTGAGCCGTCGTCAACCCTTCGGTAACCTCGTGCGGATAGGATTTCCCCAGATACGCGACTGAGGGGCGGAGCCGCCTAAAAGCCGGCTCCGCCTTGTCGCAGCAGCGTCGCAGCAGCCGGGCCAGATCCGATACCGGCCGAGAACGCGGTTAAGCGCGCGCTAACCATGTTCGTCAGAACTTCCTTAACCGCCCCCATCCGAAACGGAACGGGCCGCCTCGGCGGTCCCTCGAGTCGCGTATCGAGGGGGGCCGGCGCCTGACGGCGCCGGCCCACACCTGCCGAGGGCGATTGGGCCGATACGGTGGCGCGTCCTAACCAAAAATTCAGCGGTCCGGGCCTAGCGCGAGAGCAAGCGCGACCCGGAGGATTTTACCTTGTTCATCAACGCAGAACTGTCCCAGCTTCCGACCGGCGACGGCCGCAAGGCGGTCCGGCGGATCGTGAACATCGCGGCGGCCCTGCGCGAGCAGGGCGTCAGGACGGCGCCAGTCGTGCTGCTCGACATCTCCACCGGCGGCTTCAAGGCCGAGGTCGGCGACGACGTCCACGAAGGTTCGGAAGTGTGGCTGAAGCTGCCCGGCTTCGAGGCGAAGCGCAGCCGCGTGGTCTGGCGTAGGGAAAATCTGGCGGGGTGCGAGTTCGAGAGCCAGATGCACGAGCGCGACCTGGAACTGATCGTGCGCCCGGAGCCCCGCAAGGTCGTCAGGGGCATCTTCCGCCGGAACTGATCCGTTTGGCCCTGCAGACACGCTCCCCTGCAGAAGCGCCCCTCAAGGATCAGACACCGCCGGCGTAGCGCGCGATCTCCTCGAGCGGGATGCGATCGACCGGCACCCCACCCTCATCCTCGATCTGCACCCATTGGCCGCTCCAGCCGCAGCCGATCGTCCGTTCGGCACGGATCAGATCGCGCGCGCTGCGCACCGCCTGATACCAGGCCGCCTCCGCATCCGGAAGTTGCAGGCCATGTTCGTCCTTCACCTGGACGCCCTGATTTTCGAAATGAAAGTAGAAATGCGGCATGAGGTGGGCAACGCCCGATCGTTCGGCGAGTGCCACAAGAAGAGGGTTAATGCCTAGAATTCCACGGAAAATGCGAACGCCGCTGGGGCCGCGACAGCATCAGCCGCCGCGACCCCCATCTTTCGAGGCCCGGATCGGGCGCCGTGATCAGGCGGCGAGCGCAAGGGCGCGGAGCTGCTCCGTGGCGTCGGCAAGCGCGGCCTCGGCAGCCTCCGGCCCGAAGGCGAGCTTCTCGGCGCGAACGAAGGTTACGTCGGTGATGCCCATGAAACCGAGCAGATTGCGCAGGTGCGGCTCCTGGCTGTCCATCGCCGCGGCCGGTCCCTCGCTGTAGAAACCAGCCCGGCTCTCGACGACGATCGCGCGCTTGCCCTTGAGCAGGCCTTCGGGACCCGCTTCGCTATATTGGAAGGTGATCCGGGCCCGCAGCACGTGATCGAACCAGGCCTTGAGGGTGGAAGGAATGCCGAAATTGTACATCGGAGCGCCAATCACGATCAGATCGGCCTCGCGCAGCTCGGCGACCAGCTGATCGGACAAAGCCAGCGCCGCCTGGGCAGCGTCGCTCTCCGCCGGTCCGCCGCGGATCGCGGTCACGGTTTCGGCAGTCAGATGCGGCACCGGATCGGCGCCGATATCGCGGTGGACGATGGTGAGCGCGCCTTCACGGGCGCCGAGGCTCTCAACCAGCTCGCGGGTCAGCTTGCGCGAGACGGACGCTTCGCCGGTGGCGGCGCTGTCGAGAACGAGAACCTTGGTCATTGATGCCTCCTGTAACCTTGCACGAGGCGATGTATGCGCCTAGCGGCGTTGCGAGTAGCCCTACGAAACGCATCATGGTGTTGCATATGCTGGAACGCTCCTCGGTCGACCTGCTCGATGTCCTCGCCTTCGTTCGTGTGGTCGAAACCGGCGCCTTCGCCCGTGCCGCCGAGCGCATGGGCATGTCCAAATCGATCGTCAGCCGGCGCGTCGCCCGGCTCGAACAGCAATTGGGCGCGCGGCTGCTGACCCGGAGCGCCGCGGGCGCCCAGGCGACCGATGCCGGCCAGGCCTATTTCGAGCGCGCGTCGAACGTGCTCGCCGAACTGGAAGCGGCGCAGGAAGTGGTGGCGGAGGCGGTCACCCAAGTTGCGGGACCGATCCGCCTGTCGGCGCCCCTGTCGTTCGGAATCTCCTATCTGGCACCTGCGCTTGCCGAATTCGCCGCGGCCAATCCCCGTGTCGAGCTCGACATCTCGCTCGACGACCGCAACGTCGATCTGATCGC
The nucleotide sequence above comes from Sphingosinicella sp. BN140058. Encoded proteins:
- a CDS encoding amidohydrolase encodes the protein MKMISLLLGTALAAAAPVAAAPIGGLKGRAVAGVEARAKLAQEINDSIFSFSELGFQEVETSRYLTDLLEKNGFTVERGTSGLPTGWVARWSHGSGGPVIALGSDIDGIPKASQKPGIPWREPMVEGAPGHGEGHNSGQAVNVVAALAVKELMERENIAGTLMLWPGVAEELVSGKAFMVRDGVFKDVDDVIFTHVSNNLGTAWGTPSGTGLVSVEYSFAGESAHSAGAPWRGKSALDAVELMNMGWNMRREHLRPEQRSHYVITDGGDQPNVVPSRASVWYYFREQDFKGIARNFALGNKIADAAAAMTDTVVTRRILGTAAPRHFNKPMAEAAYANIKAVGLPTWSDDEQAFAKAVQKSVGADKQEGLAKELDKFEPPLAEPKSGGSDDIGDVSWVVPTITIGYPSNIPELPGHNWSNAIAMATPIAHKGVVAGSKVVAMTILDLLTKPKLRQAAKDYFTNVQTKDQKYEPMLSAADRPPIEINREIMARYKPELSRYYYDPARYPTYLDQLGIKFPTLEKPAAPTAPAAKGD
- a CDS encoding response regulator; its protein translation is MILVVDDEAAVRATIGQALAELGYRVRAAETGEQALALIREAPPQLVILDYVMPGMDGAEVARQIAAIDAALPVIFSTGHGALRALRESAGVAASVLEKPFTLAELDSLIARTLGTTPRLRPGS
- a CDS encoding PilZ domain-containing protein gives rise to the protein MFINAELSQLPTGDGRKAVRRIVNIAAALREQGVRTAPVVLLDISTGGFKAEVGDDVHEGSEVWLKLPGFEAKRSRVVWRRENLAGCEFESQMHERDLELIVRPEPRKVVRGIFRRN
- a CDS encoding FMN-dependent NADH-azoreductase codes for the protein MTKVLVLDSAATGEASVSRKLTRELVESLGAREGALTIVHRDIGADPVPHLTAETVTAIRGGPAESDAAQAALALSDQLVAELREADLIVIGAPMYNFGIPSTLKAWFDHVLRARITFQYSEAGPEGLLKGKRAIVVESRAGFYSEGPAAAMDSQEPHLRNLLGFMGITDVTFVRAEKLAFGPEAAEAALADATEQLRALALAA